The following are encoded together in the Flavobacterium sp. TR2 genome:
- a CDS encoding flagellar motor protein MotB translates to MRKIVIALSVLMALTSCVSKKKYAELEAKNKETQDLLNSCTVKLNTCLEEKAGLAATAESYKQHNQDLINSSKDLTILTTKGAENLEKSLESLKEKDLKISRLQDALTKKDSVTLALVTSLKGAVGINDPDIEINVEKGVVFISIADKLLFKSGSYDVSDKAKTVLAKVAKVVNDKPDFECMVEGHTDDVPYKSNGIILDNWDLSVKRSTSIVRVLTNDLGVNPAKLIAAGRSSYVPLVANDSAENKARNRRTRIVVMPKIDQFYDMIEKEMKKQAK, encoded by the coding sequence ATGAGAAAAATAGTTATCGCACTATCAGTATTAATGGCCCTAACATCATGTGTTTCTAAAAAGAAATATGCTGAGTTGGAAGCTAAAAACAAAGAGACTCAAGATTTGTTAAACTCATGTACTGTAAAATTAAATACGTGCTTAGAAGAAAAAGCTGGATTGGCTGCAACAGCTGAAAGCTACAAACAGCATAATCAAGATCTTATCAATAGTTCTAAAGATTTAACTATCTTAACTACTAAAGGTGCTGAAAACCTTGAAAAATCTCTTGAAAGTTTAAAAGAAAAAGATTTAAAAATCTCTAGACTTCAAGATGCTTTAACTAAAAAAGACAGTGTTACATTAGCATTAGTTACAAGCTTAAAAGGAGCAGTTGGAATCAACGATCCAGACATCGAAATCAATGTTGAAAAAGGAGTTGTATTTATCTCTATCGCTGATAAATTATTATTCAAAAGCGGTAGCTACGACGTAAGTGATAAAGCTAAAACTGTTTTGGCTAAAGTTGCTAAAGTTGTAAACGACAAACCTGATTTTGAGTGCATGGTTGAAGGACACACAGATGATGTTCCTTACAAAAGCAACGGAATTATCTTAGACAACTGGGATTTAAGTGTTAAACGTTCTACTTCTATCGTTCGTGTATTAACAAACGATCTTGGTGTTAACCCAGCTAAATTAATTGCTGCAGGTAGAAGCTCTTACGTACCATTAGTTGCTAATGATTCTGCTGAGAACAAAGCTCGTAACAGAAGAACTCGTATCGTAGTTATGCCAAAAATCGATCAATTCTATGATATGATTGAAAAAGAAATGAAAAAACAAGCGAAATAA
- a CDS encoding glycosyltransferase family 2 protein gives MDKIAVVILNWNGVKLLEQFLPSVIQFSEGAAIYVADNDSTDNSVAFVTENFPTVKIVKNSGNHGFAKGYNDALQHIDAEIYALVNSDIEVTENWLGPILDTFEKEKQTAIIQPKILDFKNKEYFEYAGAAGGFIDKYGFPFCRGRIFDTVEKDNGQYNDNIELFWASGACFFIRKNVYHELDGFDESFFAHQEEIDLCWRAANEGHIIKYNSQSVVYHVGGATLQQGNPKKTYLNFRNSLLMMVKNLPKKGLFFVIFFRMILDGIAGIRFLTQGKLAHTFAILKAHFSFYCLSLSYLKKRKDFQMQQYYSVKSIVFLYYIKKQTVFKEIFNSIQNIKN, from the coding sequence TTGGATAAAATAGCAGTTGTAATTTTAAATTGGAACGGAGTAAAATTGCTGGAGCAATTTTTACCATCTGTTATTCAGTTTTCAGAAGGCGCAGCAATTTATGTTGCTGACAATGATTCTACGGATAATTCTGTTGCATTTGTTACAGAAAATTTCCCTACCGTAAAAATCGTAAAAAACTCTGGCAATCATGGTTTTGCGAAAGGCTATAATGATGCTCTACAACATATTGATGCAGAAATTTATGCATTGGTAAATTCAGATATTGAAGTGACGGAAAACTGGCTTGGGCCAATTCTTGACACTTTCGAAAAAGAAAAGCAAACCGCCATTATCCAGCCTAAAATTCTTGATTTTAAAAATAAGGAATACTTTGAATACGCAGGAGCTGCGGGCGGTTTTATCGATAAATATGGCTTTCCATTTTGCAGAGGAAGAATATTCGATACAGTCGAAAAAGATAACGGACAATATAATGATAATATTGAATTGTTTTGGGCTTCAGGCGCTTGCTTTTTTATCAGAAAAAATGTTTACCACGAATTAGACGGTTTTGATGAGAGCTTTTTTGCCCATCAGGAAGAGATTGATTTATGCTGGCGCGCCGCAAACGAAGGACATATTATAAAGTATAATTCGCAGTCTGTTGTTTATCACGTTGGCGGTGCAACCTTACAGCAAGGCAACCCGAAGAAAACGTATCTGAATTTTAGAAATTCACTGCTAATGATGGTCAAAAATCTTCCAAAGAAAGGATTATTTTTTGTGATTTTCTTCCGAATGATTTTAGATGGCATTGCAGGTATCCGTTTTCTTACACAGGGCAAATTAGCACATACTTTTGCCATTCTAAAGGCGCATTTTTCATTTTATTGCTTATCTTTAAGCTATCTCAAAAAGCGAAAAGATTTTCAAATGCAGCAATACTATTCGGTAAAAAGCATCGTTTTCCTTTATTATATCAAGAAACAGACCGTATTTAAAGAAATCTTTAACAGTATTCAAAATATTAAAAACTAA
- a CDS encoding type I restriction enzyme HsdR N-terminal domain-containing protein encodes MLKLNFPAYTFRFKNSENKVSIFDEIRKKFIILTPEEWVRQHVVHFLMHEKKYPKSLINVEKVLTVNGLRKRYDVVVYNPDGSIHILVECKAPEVKISQATFDQIARYNMTMQARFLKVTNGLNHFYCQMDFENEKYEFLRSLPDYKQNH; translated from the coding sequence ATGCTTAAACTTAATTTCCCAGCTTACACTTTCCGATTCAAAAATAGCGAAAATAAAGTGTCTATTTTTGATGAAATCAGGAAAAAATTTATAATTCTTACGCCGGAAGAATGGGTTCGCCAACACGTTGTTCATTTTCTGATGCATGAAAAAAAATACCCCAAATCACTCATTAACGTAGAAAAAGTTTTAACTGTCAACGGATTACGAAAACGATACGATGTTGTGGTGTATAATCCAGATGGCTCTATACATATATTAGTAGAGTGCAAAGCGCCCGAAGTTAAAATCTCTCAGGCAACTTTTGATCAAATTGCCCGTTATAATATGACAATGCAGGCACGGTTTTTGAAGGTCACAAACGGACTAAACCATTTTTATTGTCAAATGGATTTTGAAAACGAAAAATATGAGTTTTTAAGAAGCCTGCCTGACTATAAGCAAAACCATTAA
- the holA gene encoding DNA polymerase III subunit delta encodes MDEVVKIVNDIKAGDIKPIYFLMGEEPYYIDKLSEYIEENVLAEEEKGFNQTVLYGRDVSVEDIVATAKRYPMMAERQVVIVKEAQDLSRTIDKIESYVDNPMQTTVLVFCYKYKTLDKRKKVTKLLAQKGIVYESKKLYENQVGDWIKRVLAGKKYTIDPKANAMLVEFLGTDLSKINNELEKLQIILPKGTMITAEHIEENIGFSKDYNVFELRKAIGERNQLKAYKIAENFAHNPKEYPLVMTTGLVFGFFVQLLKYHGLKDKSPKNVATALGVNPYFLKEYDLAVKNYPMRKVSQIVGALRDIDIKSKGVGANALPQSDLLKEMLYKIFN; translated from the coding sequence ATGGACGAAGTAGTAAAAATTGTTAATGATATAAAAGCCGGAGATATTAAACCGATTTATTTTTTAATGGGCGAAGAACCTTATTATATAGATAAGTTGTCTGAATATATTGAGGAGAATGTTTTGGCTGAAGAAGAAAAGGGCTTTAATCAGACAGTTTTGTACGGAAGAGATGTATCAGTCGAAGATATTGTTGCAACGGCCAAGCGCTATCCTATGATGGCTGAACGTCAAGTTGTTATAGTAAAAGAAGCGCAAGATTTGTCCAGAACAATCGATAAAATCGAATCGTATGTCGATAATCCGATGCAGACCACCGTTTTGGTTTTTTGCTATAAATATAAAACACTAGACAAAAGAAAAAAAGTTACCAAGCTTTTAGCTCAAAAAGGCATTGTTTACGAAAGTAAAAAGTTATACGAGAATCAGGTTGGAGACTGGATTAAACGTGTTTTGGCTGGTAAAAAATATACTATAGATCCCAAAGCCAATGCTATGCTGGTTGAGTTTTTAGGTACAGATTTGAGCAAAATTAATAATGAGCTAGAAAAGCTGCAGATTATTTTGCCGAAAGGAACCATGATTACTGCAGAACATATTGAAGAGAATATTGGCTTTAGTAAAGATTATAATGTATTCGAACTTAGAAAAGCTATTGGAGAACGCAATCAATTGAAAGCGTATAAGATTGCGGAGAATTTTGCACATAATCCGAAAGAATATCCTCTCGTAATGACTACAGGTTTGGTATTCGGTTTTTTTGTACAGCTTCTTAAATATCACGGATTAAAAGATAAAAGCCCTAAAAATGTCGCAACAGCGCTTGGGGTTAATCCGTACTTCTTAAAAGAATATGATTTGGCTGTAAAAAATTATCCAATGCGAAAAGTGAGCCAGATTGTTGGCGCTTTACGCGATATTGATATTAAAAGTAAAGGTGTGGGAGCGAACGCTTTGCCTCAGTCAGATTTGTTAAAAGAAATGCTGTATAAAATATTTAATTAA
- a CDS encoding CAL67264 family membrane protein, whose amino-acid sequence MGMNKNTILGWATLIMVLMGLLLIGLGIFRYSDVSGWGFGAVGVGFFANAWVFNALKGRV is encoded by the coding sequence ATGGGAATGAATAAAAATACCATTTTAGGATGGGCTACTTTAATAATGGTGCTTATGGGATTGTTACTTATAGGTCTTGGAATCTTTAGGTACAGTGATGTTTCAGGCTGGGGATTTGGTGCTGTTGGAGTTGGTTTTTTTGCTAATGCCTGGGTATTCAATGCTTTAAAAGGCAGGGTTTAA
- the ettA gene encoding energy-dependent translational throttle protein EttA: MSDDKKVIFSMQKLSKTYQGADKPVLKNIYLSFFYGAKIGILGLNGSGKSSLLKIIAGVDKNYQGDVVFQPGYTVGYLEQEPILDDSKTVIEIVREGAAETMAVLEEYNQINDLFGLPEYYEDQDKMDKLMDRQAALQDKIDALGAWEIDTKLEIAMDALRTPEGDTPIKNLSGGERRRVALCRLLLQQPDVLLLDEPTNHLDAESVLWLEQHLAQYSGTVIAVTHDRYFLDNVAGWILELDRGEGIPWKGNYSSWLDQKSNRLAQEEKVASKRRKTLERELEWVRQGAKGRQTKQKARLQNYDKLLNEDQKQLDEKLEIYIPNGPRLGTNVIEAKNVAKAFGDKLLYDNLNFTLPQAGIVGIIGPNGAGKSTIFKMIMGEQQTDSGEFTVGDTVKIAYVDQSHANIDPNKSIWENFADGQELIMMGGKQVNSRAYLSRFNFGGGEQNKKVSMLSGGERNRLHLAMTLKEEGNVLLLDEPTNDLDVNTLRALEEGLENFAGCAVIISHDRWFLDRICTHILAFEGDSEVYFFEGSFSDYEENKKKRLGGDLTPKRLKYRKLIR; encoded by the coding sequence ATGTCAGACGATAAGAAAGTAATTTTCTCAATGCAGAAATTGAGTAAAACCTATCAAGGAGCAGACAAACCGGTTCTTAAGAATATTTATCTTAGTTTCTTTTATGGAGCTAAAATCGGTATTTTAGGACTTAACGGTTCTGGAAAATCTTCGCTTTTAAAAATTATTGCGGGAGTTGATAAAAACTACCAAGGTGATGTGGTTTTCCAACCAGGCTATACAGTTGGGTACTTGGAGCAAGAGCCAATTCTTGATGATTCTAAAACGGTTATCGAAATTGTTCGAGAAGGAGCAGCTGAGACTATGGCAGTTTTAGAAGAGTACAATCAAATTAATGACTTATTTGGTCTTCCAGAATATTATGAAGATCAAGATAAAATGGATAAATTGATGGACCGTCAAGCGGCATTACAAGATAAAATTGATGCTCTTGGTGCTTGGGAAATCGATACAAAATTAGAAATCGCAATGGATGCATTGCGTACTCCAGAAGGTGATACACCTATCAAAAACCTTTCGGGAGGAGAGCGTCGTCGTGTAGCATTATGCCGTTTGCTGTTGCAACAGCCAGATGTATTGCTATTGGATGAGCCTACCAACCACCTTGATGCTGAGTCAGTTCTATGGTTAGAGCAACACTTGGCACAATATTCAGGTACTGTAATTGCCGTAACACACGACCGTTATTTCCTTGATAATGTGGCAGGTTGGATTCTTGAGTTAGATAGAGGAGAAGGTATTCCGTGGAAAGGAAACTACTCTTCTTGGTTGGATCAAAAATCAAACCGTTTGGCTCAAGAAGAAAAAGTGGCTTCTAAAAGAAGAAAAACTTTAGAGCGTGAGTTGGAGTGGGTTCGCCAAGGTGCAAAAGGTCGTCAGACAAAACAAAAGGCACGTTTGCAGAACTACGACAAATTATTAAATGAAGATCAAAAACAATTGGATGAAAAATTAGAGATTTACATTCCAAATGGTCCTCGTTTAGGAACAAATGTTATTGAAGCAAAAAATGTCGCTAAAGCTTTTGGCGATAAATTATTATACGATAATTTGAATTTTACTTTGCCGCAAGCGGGTATTGTTGGAATTATCGGGCCAAACGGTGCTGGTAAGTCTACTATTTTCAAAATGATAATGGGCGAACAGCAAACTGATAGTGGAGAATTTACTGTTGGTGATACTGTAAAAATTGCCTACGTAGATCAATCGCACGCAAATATTGATCCGAACAAATCAATTTGGGAAAACTTTGCCGATGGTCAGGAGTTGATTATGATGGGAGGTAAGCAAGTAAATTCAAGAGCTTATTTATCGCGTTTCAATTTTGGCGGTGGCGAGCAGAACAAAAAAGTATCAATGCTTTCAGGTGGTGAGCGTAACCGTCTGCACTTGGCAATGACTTTGAAAGAAGAAGGAAACGTACTTTTACTGGATGAGCCTACAAACGACTTGGATGTAAATACGCTTCGTGCACTAGAAGAAGGTTTGGAGAATTTTGCGGGTTGTGCAGTAATTATTTCACACGACAGATGGTTCTTAGACAGAATTTGTACGCACATCTTAGCGTTTGAAGGAGATTCTGAAGTTTATTTCTTTGAAGGAAGTTTCTCTGATTATGAAGAAAATAAAAAGAAACGTCTTGGCGGTGACTTAACTCCAAAACGTTTGAAATACAGAAAATTAATCAGATAA
- a CDS encoding thiol-disulfide oxidoreductase DCC family protein, producing the protein MEDLPKNKKIVLFDGVCNLCNSAVQFIIKHDRKDIFRFVALQSDLGISICKHLGISFSKMDSIILYNPGIAYFYKSSAVIEIAKNFDGLWKLSPIFRIVPIFISDRIYDYIAKNRYNWYGKKESCMIPTPELKSKFL; encoded by the coding sequence ATGGAAGACCTTCCAAAAAATAAAAAAATAGTTCTTTTTGACGGAGTCTGTAACCTCTGCAATTCTGCTGTACAGTTTATTATCAAACACGACCGAAAAGATATTTTTAGATTTGTCGCATTGCAATCTGATTTAGGAATTTCGATTTGTAAACATCTAGGAATCAGTTTTTCAAAGATGGACAGTATTATTTTATACAATCCTGGAATAGCATATTTTTATAAATCTTCTGCAGTTATTGAAATAGCTAAAAATTTTGACGGTCTTTGGAAACTAAGTCCAATTTTTAGAATCGTACCAATTTTTATCAGCGACAGAATTTACGATTACATTGCAAAGAACAGATACAATTGGTATGGCAAAAAAGAGAGCTGCATGATTCCAACCCCTGAGCTAAAATCTAAATTTCTTTAA
- a CDS encoding endonuclease MutS2, which produces MISITEKTLQDLQFPTVLETISDGCNTDIGKEKALQIKPFRDKEELMQALMQTSEYVSSFQNNNAIPNHGFDAITHEIKFLAIEDSFLEVGSFRKIANLSLTTNVLLNFLKKFDDYYPNLNARASRVELTKDIITAIDAIVDKYGEIKDNASPALAGIRQNMNLVRGKVNQSFGVALTQYNSLGYLDDIKESFVQNRRVLAVLAMYRRKVKGSILGSSKTGSIAYIEPEATLKYSRELANLEYEEKEEITRILKNLSNVIRPYLPLLVEYQDFLSDIDVVAGKAKYANRINGILPAITEERRLFFREAYHPILYLNNKQKQEVTHPQTIELKQENRIIVISGPNAGGKTISLKTVGLLQLMLQSGILIPVHERSETFLFDRILTDIGDNQSIENHLSTYSYRLKNMNYFLKKCNRKTMFLIDEFGTGSDPELGGALAEIFLEEFYHREAFGIITTHYANLKILANELPYATNANMMFDEKTLEPMYKLALGQAGSSFTFEVAQKNGIPFGLINRAKKKIEVGKVRFDKTIANLQKERSKLEKTSLNLKEEETRAREESKKMETINTKIQQKLESYQELYDSNQKIIYIGQKIDDIAEKYFNNKNKKELIGEFLKIVEIENSKRKKATPKEVKAKVEKQKEIIAEVQVKVEEIRKEKKEKKLKPVVEKPKPILKVGDRVRMLDGRSVGSIDLIEKNKATVNYGIFTSKVSLDELELVEAVKK; this is translated from the coding sequence ATGATATCTATTACAGAAAAAACGTTACAAGACTTACAATTTCCAACCGTTCTCGAAACCATTTCAGATGGCTGCAATACCGATATTGGAAAAGAAAAGGCTTTACAAATAAAACCATTTAGAGATAAAGAAGAATTAATGCAAGCTTTGATGCAGACATCAGAGTATGTGTCTTCTTTCCAAAATAATAATGCAATTCCGAATCATGGATTTGATGCTATAACGCACGAAATTAAGTTTCTTGCCATCGAAGACAGTTTTCTTGAAGTAGGAAGTTTTAGAAAAATCGCCAATCTTTCTTTAACAACAAATGTCCTATTGAATTTCTTGAAAAAGTTTGATGATTATTATCCAAACTTAAATGCAAGAGCTTCTCGCGTAGAATTAACCAAAGACATTATAACTGCAATTGACGCAATTGTAGACAAATATGGAGAAATAAAAGACAATGCTTCTCCTGCACTAGCTGGAATTCGCCAAAACATGAATTTGGTTCGCGGAAAAGTGAATCAAAGCTTTGGCGTGGCTTTAACTCAATACAACAGTTTAGGATATTTAGACGATATCAAAGAGAGCTTTGTGCAGAATCGTAGAGTTTTAGCGGTATTGGCTATGTATCGCAGAAAAGTAAAAGGTTCAATTTTAGGAAGTTCTAAAACTGGAAGTATTGCTTATATCGAACCTGAAGCTACTCTAAAATATTCTAGAGAATTAGCCAATTTGGAATATGAAGAAAAGGAAGAAATTACGAGAATTTTAAAGAATTTATCCAATGTAATTCGCCCTTATCTTCCTTTGTTAGTTGAATATCAAGACTTTTTGAGTGATATCGATGTGGTTGCCGGAAAAGCAAAGTATGCAAATCGCATTAACGGAATTTTGCCTGCCATTACAGAAGAAAGAAGATTGTTTTTTAGAGAAGCGTATCACCCGATTTTGTATTTGAATAATAAACAAAAACAAGAAGTTACGCACCCGCAGACCATTGAACTGAAACAAGAAAATCGAATAATCGTAATTTCTGGCCCAAATGCTGGAGGAAAAACAATTTCCTTAAAAACGGTTGGTTTGTTGCAATTAATGCTGCAGTCTGGAATTTTGATTCCAGTTCACGAAAGAAGTGAAACTTTCTTATTTGATAGAATCTTGACAGATATCGGTGATAATCAATCTATTGAGAATCACTTGAGTACCTATTCATATCGTTTAAAAAACATGAATTACTTTTTAAAGAAATGTAATCGAAAAACCATGTTTTTGATTGATGAATTTGGTACAGGTTCTGACCCAGAACTCGGTGGCGCCTTGGCTGAAATTTTCTTAGAAGAATTTTATCATCGTGAAGCTTTCGGAATTATCACAACACATTATGCAAATTTAAAAATACTTGCAAACGAATTACCATACGCAACCAACGCAAACATGATGTTTGATGAAAAGACTCTTGAACCAATGTACAAACTGGCTTTGGGTCAGGCAGGAAGTTCTTTTACTTTTGAAGTTGCTCAAAAAAATGGAATTCCGTTTGGATTGATTAATCGTGCGAAAAAGAAAATTGAAGTTGGAAAAGTTCGTTTTGATAAAACAATCGCGAATCTTCAAAAAGAAAGATCGAAACTTGAAAAAACTTCTCTCAATTTGAAAGAAGAAGAAACTCGTGCGCGTGAGGAGAGTAAAAAGATGGAAACCATCAATACTAAGATTCAGCAAAAACTGGAAAGCTATCAGGAATTATACGATAGCAATCAGAAGATTATATATATAGGACAAAAAATTGATGATATTGCTGAGAAGTACTTTAACAACAAAAATAAAAAAGAACTTATTGGCGAGTTTTTGAAAATCGTTGAAATTGAAAATTCAAAACGCAAAAAAGCAACTCCAAAAGAGGTTAAAGCTAAAGTTGAAAAACAAAAAGAGATTATTGCTGAAGTACAGGTAAAAGTTGAAGAAATTCGAAAAGAGAAAAAAGAGAAAAAACTTAAACCTGTTGTAGAAAAACCAAAACCTATTTTAAAAGTTGGTGACCGAGTAAGAATGCTTGACGGAAGATCTGTTGGAAGCATAGACTTAATCGAAAAAAATAAAGCAACTGTAAATTATGGCATTTTTACTTCGAAAGTAAGTTTGGATGAACTGGAATTGGTTGAGGCTGTAAAAAAATAA
- a CDS encoding uracil-DNA glycosylase: MEINLAQDWQIVLKDEIEKPYFKELMIALDQEYDTHTCYPPAELIFSAFDNCSFEALKVVIIGQDPYHGEGEASGLSFSVNDNVKIPPSLRNIFKEINTDFDSIFMPTSGNLENWARQGVLLLNASLTVRKDSPNSHKHLKWNLFTDAVIRAISDKKKNVVFLLWGSFAQKKGSKIDRSKHFVLESGHPSPMSANQGKWFGNKHFSQTNEFLKSKGLKEIEW; encoded by the coding sequence ATGGAAATTAATTTAGCTCAAGACTGGCAGATTGTTTTAAAGGATGAAATCGAAAAACCGTATTTTAAGGAATTAATGATTGCACTTGACCAAGAATACGACACTCATACCTGTTACCCTCCTGCAGAATTGATTTTTTCTGCTTTTGATAATTGCAGTTTTGAAGCTTTGAAAGTTGTGATTATCGGACAAGATCCTTATCATGGGGAAGGAGAGGCCAGTGGTCTAAGTTTTTCTGTAAATGATAATGTTAAGATACCGCCTTCATTGCGTAATATATTCAAGGAAATTAATACTGATTTTGATTCTATCTTTATGCCAACTTCTGGTAATCTTGAAAACTGGGCTCGTCAAGGTGTTTTACTTTTGAATGCGTCTCTGACCGTTAGAAAGGATAGTCCAAATAGTCATAAACATTTAAAATGGAATCTTTTTACAGATGCAGTGATTCGAGCCATTTCTGATAAGAAAAAAAATGTTGTTTTTCTATTATGGGGAAGTTTTGCCCAGAAAAAAGGATCAAAAATTGATAGATCAAAGCATTTTGTTTTGGAATCTGGACACCCCTCGCCAATGAGTGCTAATCAAGGTAAATGGTTTGGAAATAAACATTTTAGCCAAACAAATGAATTTTTAAAATCTAAAGGATTGAAAGAAATTGAATGGTAA
- a CDS encoding DUF4258 domain-containing protein: MKFAYRLAYYLIGLVMGCFIVSGFFIGKDTRCNYFPNARVLNNLRTKPFQYSEKAVQTLNEKWVDTADIKNTLTYGDVNFDQSNIPFKKGKLYIIEGKTVKNQEIILKVVNYENKAVLEEIVKK, translated from the coding sequence ATGAAGTTCGCATACCGCTTAGCATATTATTTGATTGGTCTCGTAATGGGATGTTTTATTGTATCAGGATTTTTTATCGGAAAAGACACCCGATGCAATTATTTTCCAAATGCCCGAGTTTTAAACAATCTCAGAACAAAACCTTTCCAATATTCTGAAAAAGCTGTTCAGACTTTAAACGAAAAATGGGTCGATACTGCTGATATCAAAAATACCTTAACTTACGGAGACGTAAATTTCGATCAAAGCAACATTCCATTCAAAAAAGGAAAATTGTATATCATTGAAGGAAAAACAGTAAAAAATCAAGAAATTATTCTGAAAGTGGTTAATTACGAAAACAAAGCCGTTTTAGAAGAAATTGTAAAAAAATAA
- a CDS encoding alanine dehydrogenase — protein sequence MSITLTPFTKQQLIPQEEKLEVGRFKRELFIGIPKETSYQERRICLTPDAVASLTYEGHRVMIESGAGESSSYTDKEYADAGAEITKDTKRVFGCPFLLKVEPPTLTEIEMINPETVIISAIQLKTKKKEYFEALAKKKITAFAFEYIKDQDGSYPAVKSLSEIAGTASILIAAELMITNEFGKGLLFGNITGVPPTEVVILGAGTVGEFAAKTAIGLGANVKVFDNSITKLRRLQNNLNQRIFTSTIQQKGLLKALRRCDVAIGAMRGKERCPIVVNETMVEHMKKGAVIVDVSIDTGGCFETSEVTTHEKPTFIKSNVLHYCVPNIPSRYSKTASLSISNILTPYLHQIAEDGGIESAIRCNKGLKNGIYLYHGILTNKAIGDWFDLPDNDINLLVF from the coding sequence ATGTCAATCACGTTAACTCCATTTACAAAACAACAATTAATACCGCAGGAAGAAAAACTTGAGGTTGGTCGTTTTAAAAGAGAACTTTTTATAGGAATTCCTAAAGAAACAAGTTATCAAGAACGTCGTATCTGTCTTACGCCTGATGCAGTCGCTTCCTTAACTTATGAAGGGCATCGCGTTATGATCGAATCTGGCGCTGGAGAAAGTTCGAGTTATACAGACAAAGAATATGCAGATGCTGGTGCAGAAATTACAAAAGACACTAAAAGAGTTTTTGGCTGTCCGTTTCTATTAAAAGTAGAACCGCCAACTTTAACTGAAATCGAAATGATCAATCCAGAAACGGTAATTATTTCTGCTATTCAGCTTAAAACCAAAAAGAAAGAATACTTCGAAGCTTTGGCCAAAAAGAAAATTACCGCTTTTGCTTTTGAATATATAAAAGACCAAGACGGTTCTTATCCAGCAGTAAAATCTTTAAGTGAAATTGCGGGAACTGCTTCGATTCTTATTGCAGCCGAATTAATGATCACAAATGAATTCGGAAAAGGACTTTTATTCGGAAATATAACTGGCGTTCCTCCTACGGAAGTTGTAATTCTTGGGGCTGGAACTGTTGGCGAGTTTGCTGCTAAAACTGCGATTGGACTAGGCGCAAACGTAAAAGTTTTTGATAATTCTATTACTAAATTACGCCGTCTGCAAAACAATTTAAATCAAAGAATTTTCACTTCAACCATACAGCAAAAAGGCTTATTAAAAGCTTTAAGACGCTGTGACGTCGCAATTGGCGCTATGCGAGGCAAAGAACGCTGTCCGATTGTGGTCAATGAAACAATGGTGGAACACATGAAAAAAGGTGCCGTAATTGTTGACGTGAGCATTGATACCGGTGGCTGCTTCGAAACTTCTGAAGTTACCACTCACGAAAAACCGACGTTTATAAAAAGTAATGTTTTACACTATTGCGTACCAAACATTCCATCAAGATATTCCAAAACTGCTTCATTATCAATCAGTAACATCTTAACACCGTATCTGCATCAGATAGCTGAAGATGGTGGTATTGAAAGCGCAATTCGATGCAACAAAGGACTTAAAAATGGAATTTATCTTTATCACGGAATTTTGACCAATAAAGCCATCGGCGACTGGTTCGACCTTCCGGATAACGATATTAATTTACTTGTATTTTAA
- the tsaE gene encoding tRNA (adenosine(37)-N6)-threonylcarbamoyltransferase complex ATPase subunit type 1 TsaE, which produces MNIVFSLDQIQEVAEQIIASNPKKIILFNGEMGVGKTTLIKQLCKSLGVQDATSSPTFSLVNEYHTTNNQTVYHFDFYRLNKETEALDMGVDDYLYSGGWCFIEWSEKIASLIPEEHSTINIELLPDGKRELELV; this is translated from the coding sequence ATGAACATCGTTTTTTCATTAGATCAAATTCAAGAAGTTGCCGAACAGATTATAGCTTCAAACCCAAAAAAAATCATTCTTTTTAATGGAGAAATGGGAGTTGGAAAAACTACTTTAATCAAACAGCTATGCAAAAGTTTGGGAGTTCAAGATGCTACAAGCAGCCCGACTTTTTCTTTAGTGAATGAATACCACACCACTAACAATCAAACGGTCTATCACTTTGATTTTTACAGATTAAACAAAGAAACCGAGGCGCTAGATATGGGTGTCGATGATTATTTGTATTCGGGAGGCTGGTGTTTTATCGAATGGTCTGAAAAAATTGCAAGTTTGATTCCCGAAGAACATTCTACCATAAACATAGAATTGCTTCCTGACGGAAAAAGAGAATTAGAACTGGTTTAA